TAGAGAAAGCTCTCTCAGATATTACTACCTTACAAATAACTGTCATTTGAGGTGGAGGCACCAAAGTAATGTGGTTCCTCTGTTAAGAATATGAATGAACAGATGATAAACATGCATCAAAGTTAAAATTTAGGCATGCATACATTTTAAAGTTTGTTTACAGAGAGGGTTACTATCCCTCAACTGACATTATGCATCAAGGAATTAGAGATTAGAACTTCTATTAGACGAGTTAAGAAAAAGATTAAATGAAATATAGTGCAATCTTTTGGATTAGAGCATTGAAAAAGCATAGCATGATGATTTGAATGTATCATTTGTGATCACGGCTCTCACTAAACAAGGGTGCTATTGCTTTTGGAGGAAGCACAGTCGTTAGAAGCCTAGAACAAAAAGACAAGGCTAAGTTGTTAAGGAATATAGGTTGGTTGATTTTAGTGGCAATTACAGTATctagtttaagttaaatgacAAAAAATAGCTTGTAAGTAAAAGATGTTTATCAGCTAAAATGTCATTGTTTTATTCTTTTCATGTACGTTGTATGAGCTGAGTTTGGTTTCTACCACATTTTAAATCCCCAGTACCAGAATACCTAAATTTGCATCTCCCTTAATATAACATAATGATGCATGTGGCATGATGCTGATTTAGACATTTTTCATACAACATAACAGATGCAGTGATAATGACCTTTTGTTTTTAAGTTGTTGAGCCATGCTTTTGTTTCTTATATGATCTATTCTCTTTACATTATTGGCACAACCtaatactaaaaaaatctaTGCCTAATTCCCCTCCTCCACAGGTTTTTCGATATATGATATACAAGAACTGGATTGATGGTGATTATGTCAAAATCACATTTTGTTGAAGTTCAAAAGTATAGTTTTTACTCAAAACAATGTAACTCATCATCAATCCAAAAAAGCACCTAATAAAACCACGAATCAcccaattttttatgttttacctAAATTAGAAAATGTAACTTAAAAGTTTTCTCATCTGTCATGCAAGTATAAATTCCAAAAAGGGAAAGAACTTACCATCCAAAAGAGCATCAGACACCTCATCTCTTGTCACATTCAGTGCCCTTAACAGTATAGCAATATTTTGAGACTTCTTAGGGTCTAAAACCTTGTTCTCATGATCAGCTGAAGGGAGAACTGATTTTCTAGGAAGTTCTTTTGGTTTTGTAGCAGAATTCATTGCATTGCAGCCAAACAAAGACTCCATCATATCCTCATTTAatctattattaaaaaaaaaaaaaccaaagaaatgaataatattaattcaCAATTGTACTTCAACTACTACAACTACAATCCCAAAATGGTATATGGAATTTAATATACTCACTGAAATGAGCTTGATTTTATTTGGTCCCACACTGTAGCACGGTCTGAAGTAGCTCTAACTTTATCCCAATGCAAAGCTTTCAACTTTGGTTTTCCACCTTCCGTTTCATTGGCTTCAATTTCAAGCCTCTCGGAAGATCTCAACAAACTCGCACTTTTATCAACACGATCGGAAACTGAAACTGATTCTGAACCTTTTGTTACACTATTACCAGAATCACCACCTTCTTCACTTATAGACCAAGGTTGCGTCTTTATAGATTTAGAAGCTGAAACACCTTCAACCGCCGGTGACCCTGTTTTTCTAATCGGCGGAGGAGGTGGCGGTGGCGGCGGTGGAGGTGGACGATTAAGGGAAGTTTTAGACACGTGTGAAAATGCATTCGTTGTTGATTGAAGATGCGCTAAATTCGGAGGTGGTGGCGGCGCTGAGAATTTTGGCTTTCTTGAATGTCCACCGGAAGTTAATAGTTTATTATCCGGTCGCTGACGTGGCGGCGGGGGTGGAGTCTGTTTGATCGAAGGTATGATGACGTGTCTAACATCCGGCGACGAAGAAGAAATACGAGATTTCGGCGAACTTCTTTTCGAAATCGGAAGCGGTGTCGCCGTCGTCGAATGATTCTCTCTCTTCGCCGGACTACCGTTAGCGAGAGAACTCTGACGTGAAACCGGCGTGTAAAATCCGTCTTCCTGACTTAACGACGAGTTCACCGGCGAATGAAACGTCGTCTCGTTACTTTCCTCGTCGGAAGACGACGACGGCGAAATCGCCGGCGGGTTGTTTCCATCAAGAGGCTTACTTAAAGGCGGCATTGGCTGCAATTCTGGGCTAGGTCGATACCGATCAGATCGCTTAACCGAATTAAGTTTCCGGTAAGGCGATCGGTTCGGCTTTTCCGTTTCGTTGACCGTGGTTGACCTTCTGGAAGGTTCCACAGTTCCAATGTAGAGAAAATTAGAAGGTACTACTGGAGCAGTTGAATTTGAATCTTGTAGTtgttggttgttgttgttgttgttgttcctGTGTGGGTTAGTACACACTAGCTTCTGTGTTTCCGCAGGTTGCTTTGCTCTGTGTTTGTATAAAAAGAAAGCTAGTGCCGACAACATTCCTAACGTTACAATTCCAACGGAAATTGCAATTGCTACTTTTTTTGTTCCTTTTGCTGGTTGTGTTGCCGTTGGATTTGCTGTTGTGGCGTTTGATGATGTTATCGGTGCTGCTTGGTTTTGATCTGATGGTGGTGCTTCTGGGTATTCGTGGAAGAAAGGAATGTTGCCGTCGGAGGTAGagggtggtggtggtggtggtgacaGGGTGGGTGTTGGTGGTGGAGCTGAACTTGCTGGGAATAATGGTTGATGGAGAATTCTTCTTGTGTTATGATCAGATTCATTTTTTGATAGAGATAGTGAGAAGATGATTGTGATTATGACAATATTGAAGCTCAAGTAATGAGCTTTCATGGTGAATTCACTGAATTTGTTTGGGTTTGGTTTATTTTTCCCTTTTGTTTCGCACAATTCATGTCTGAATTTCGTTGATTTCGTTCCGCAAATTTCTCAGAGAAGGattgagagagaaagagaaagagagagagaggaaactTCTTTCGGCTGTAAGATCTAGATGCTCTTGTGGTCCGACAGGTTCCGTCAGCACAATCGGcattttatattttctcttatacctttattttatttttcggttttcctttttttaattatgtcatGTCAAACGCAATTTTCTtggtttaaatataaaaaatttacatattcGTAGGGTAATAAATGAGTGCAACGTATTATGCTGACAAAATAAACTATCAGTGAGAATGTAACGTGGCACTGTTCAGTGCATTTCGTGTCTCGTTGTCAACTgatctatttaattatttcagaaataatatataaataaagaatatgaCTTCTAATAGttgatatataattatttaatcatatatataatattttaattcttcaaattgagtTGCAGATTTTAGACAGTTAGGTACATAAATAAATGGATTTGATATATGTAAGATGGTGGTTATGCAGAAGTGGTGACATTAAAAATAGTGTACGCTCGTGTCCTTTATACTTCTGGATCGTAAGTAGGTAGGCAAGGCACAAATTCGATCTCTGAGGCCGTTATATGTTGTCCAATGAGTTCATTGCCTTTGCCTTTTAGTAGTATCTTTTCTTTGCTTGATGCTTGCCTTGCGACTTCCAGCTTCAAAAGCCTTATATTATATGTTTacttatcaaataaaatatagatgATTTTTATggtacattaaaaaattaatatattttagttgttaaaattgaattatatataatttatgtatctaaattctttattcaataaattttgataaatataataataaaatatgtcgataaattaaaaattaagttactgataaaaaaaatctataatattAATACGTATCTTGTCTTTAATCGGTTGTACcgtagaaataaaatatatcacaatACTATTTATTAGCAAAAAGACTCAGGGAATCAAAAATAATGTCTTCCAAAATCTATGATGCTTGATGCCCATTCACACCTAAAATGTAGCCATACAACGTGCTTTACTATTGCCCCGCTCCTATTTTCTAATTTGAtgtatatcttatttttatgtattgatttttaaaatatttcgtttaaatcaaaaaattatattcattaataatataaaataattcaatatctagacaattttaataaaataagaaaacaaacaaacaccgcaataaaataaaaatatatattacaccaaaatgaaaaacaaataatatttatataatattacataaagacgacaaaattgaagaaaaaaaattaaatatatataaaatacttatttaaataagaaataataataataacaacatatcAAAATAGAGGAGAAGACGGCTAGGAATGGATGTGAAGTATGGAGGGAGATCTTGTGTTtgtaatcaaataaatataaaattattgattttgattaattGATAAACATCTTTGATCATGACTAAACGCAAGCTCATTAAGGGTGATTAAAGTCTTCTTCCGTACAAAAAATTGTGATTAATGTCTGGTATTCATGAGCAATGAATGCATTTGGCATTATTCCcaattttaattctaaatttcACTCCAGACAGATAGTAAGTGGTAATAGTTCACCACTCAATACGTAACCCAAAAGATAATTATATTTGAGTGATTTTTAAGAGTGGTATGTCTCATACTCTAATGTATACACGTAGGAGTaatgatattatacacttggatgtatttaaattgtatattactttcgttttaaaatgaatgtaattttaattaaaaaaattatctcaaaataaatttattttttatataattttaatcatttttatttttattttttagtaactattatatacataatttaaaaaatattattatattatgtatctaaaataataaaaaatttatcaataattaagATAAGTAATTTAGTAAAAcgagttatatatttttattttattttaactattatatttcttaataCATTTGCAAAAATATTAACCAACTTTCATCGTAAAACTTATATTTagttatgataataaatttaattgtcaTACAttgttaaagtaaaaaaatttataatttcaacaCAGTACAACAAATTTATGGgtctgatttttaaaataattataataaaaatcaaatatattataatcatCTAACGattataattgaattataatataaaaactatttacattattattgtaaatgaattaaaatatataatcctTATAGTAGCGAAGTTTGAACAAAAACATCAAAGTAGTCaaatttttaaagtattaatTGATAACAATATTGATATAACGTGAATAAAACATAATAGTTTGGTTTGAATATTGAGCgatctattttaaattaatgtaaCCATACTCAAACCAatagacatcaaatttataatttgtttggttCAATTAGTActcgaagaaaaaaaatcaaatcaaatttaataattttaattaaatttttaaattatttgatttaatttttatatatgtaaatGACACTAACAATttacaaagttaaaataaaagatttaatttattttataattaaagtgaagttatttatataattttacttataagttagtttttttttttttaattcttaaacaCATTAGAGTAGCTATGACTACGAGGACATTGATTTTTCATAACCAATCTATGTTTCCAAAAAACTCAACTACTAGTAATATTCaccaatttaaaatatacattatCAGTTTCTAAATActcaatattatattaatattgttataattatgtTGACGGTGATAATCCAACTCCTAACCAAAACTTGCATCACTAAGTAAACTACATTATTTGTTATTCATTTGGCCATCCAAAACAATTACAGCTATATAACAAGCAGCTGACACAAGCATGACTTTGATTTcgtaaaaaaaaatctgatttattataaattgaagaaaatggtTTCAGAgtgaaaataatcaaattaaagattttcttttttaattcctTTTTAGTTTACCAAGTAGAATCAATTGATATAAGTCAGGAGTGGGCAAAGTTCAGAATTAAAActgtttgaaaattgaactgAACTGGTTTTCAGTTTAAATAACCGAACTGGATcggttttcagttcaaaaaactgaaccgaactattttataaattagtatactgatttattatttaaatcgaACTGAATCggcttaacttaatttttttatttatataggtcaaattttacataattactcctaattatttctataaaaaaatcggttcaagttttttgaaataaaaaccaatTTTGGTTTAGTTTTTACGAACTGAAAACCAATTTGGTTCGATTCAATTGTAGTTTTGAAAAATCAGTTtgaaaacagttcggttctcaatttttataaaccaGTTCAGTTCAAAAACAGTTCGGTTTAATTCAATTCTACaatttggttcagtttttggtttttttgaacaccTCTAATACTAGTTACTACACTTTGAATCTGAACCATAATCGGTTTTAAGCGCCACAACTATATTCTCCTAGCGAAGCGAATGATGGTTAAAATTTCTCAACCTATCCACACTCGAATCTCATTTCTTGTACAGAAAATATATTATCTCCTCATTTCTCGTACAGAAAAATACATTATCTTCTATTTTATCCAATATATTTTAAGAAGATAAAGTTTGGTAATGCAAGCAAGATAACTTGGATAAAGACAAaacaatcataaataaataaattatgactcttttaattagaaattttcaaatttatacttttttattttcttaacatAGTTAAATCAATCAGGAAATAGACTGTTTTGTTATTTAAACATAAGTCGGGATGAATCTAAAAATTTCCTTTGATATGAACaataaaatagtattatatttatataatataattttgaaatgaaaattatctTGTTAGACTTAATAGAGGTGCATATAAAGAGCACAttcaataattatatttgtacagataattaacataaatattgacGAATACTACATATTTTGCTGGACCCAACTTCATTTGTATAGCTGAAACCCTCACTAGTTACTGGcagtataaaaataaattacatttaaTATCCCATCTCATAGTAATACTAAAGGAAGAAAACCAAGAGGAAAAGAAAGAACACTTTTATAATATTGTGCATGTCTGATTCCACCGACGGAATCGACATGAAAGCATCCACAGTGTATTATTCCTAAATGCTCGTATGTTGCACCATCCTCATTACTCGGAATATAAAGTCATAAGATTTGTGGTCATACATCTTATTTTAGGAAAAGTGACACATGGGTTCATAACATCCTCTTCTTTTCCTTTaaggaatatatatattttaatataataaaaatttattttaaatacgtgaattaaatataaaattatttatatttaaatatatttatttaaaaataatttaataacaaatttaaatgtaaaaattagatttaaaatatatataaaaaaaaggttaaattcATTCACTCACACTCCTTGTGGTGTGTAGGGGACATCCACACGCTGATTATTGCTTTATCActtttatatactttttctcttttgtttttatttggaCTCTTCCACTAAGCAAAGACAATGTTATCCCTTGTTCACCCttcattaataatttaacaattaataataatgctCTTTTTACAAAACGGGATGATTAAAGTTATGCTTTTCTTGTAAACAATGCGTTTTGCCACTTAGCTTGTACTGTTGTACAGGTTTGGCTTTAATTAAACATACttgttattttatacttttaatcaaattttggtGGATTTTACTATATTCAATGcctttgaataataaataaacggCAAAATAGTTTATACGgcctttaatttaattcaagcaataattaattatttttttatgatttgatcatttatttaattaattttaaaaaacgaTTTGattgttcaaaatattattattattattattattattcttttgtaCATTAAACccatcaaataaaaaacttacaCTTTAAGATTTGATGACTAAATCactaaaataatatcttcttatATCTATCATTCaccaaatcaaaattttaatctaaatcTTAAAATGTAAGTTCTTTATTTGAATATGAATTTATGAGTTATGAAATTTGTTGGAAATGacaatatgaatttatttgaatatatgagtgataaattttgttgaagatgATTACTGATTTActggattttatttgaagataatgataatttatttagaattctaataaagaaaagataaattattaaaattttaagatataaatgaaCAAATCGTTACTTAAAATTCGatcaaattttgagaaaaataaaataaaagacatttTGCCTAAATAAACggtttatgttttttaaactAAACTTAAAATTGCTTTTCATATCAGCGAGTACGATGGGCTTCTATTCTATCCTATCAAAAGTTAGAGATAAAGGATAAgggtatattttaaaaaatattttctatttttcatttttttaaaatttgttttaattcttctatctaagaaataaaagatttttgaaataaatatttgtctatattttaaaaaatacatcaattaaaaaaataaattaaacaccTATTAGTTCATTTTAAAGGTCTCATCACACCttcttattaataaattaaattaaccacttattttaaaagataaaaacattaatacaaaattttattttcataaaataaacacGTCATACATGAATGGGTTTTGCAGTATCAATACAAAATTTCGTCCATAAACAAGAAATTGAGATTAAGCTGATAGTTACTCCCCTTTTCAATGAtattgcaaataaaaataaaataaaaaatagttccTATacttattttagtatatatgtTCAGTATTACAATAAATTTGCGAGATTCAATATTAAATCATGCATCTAATTGCTAATATCAAATATTAGTAGTGTGTATCAAACTAGATAAGGTATGATAAGAATTTGAAGTGTTGGTTATGAATTGTGATGTAAGTAATTTGAAAAGATACAATGTcgcaatttttttttgtttatttgaaaacacattcaaaatattattgtaactCTTTTATAACAGTGtcttaaaataagaaaaattataatcaatatcTCAGGTTTGAATGATTCAAGTTAACTTCATTTGTCGGAAGACAAACTCTTGTATTGATATGCTATTGTTCGGGGCGGATATGATTTGGGTTTTGGTAGAAGTTATTTCAATTGGTTATAGACTATTAATTTACAGCTTCTTGAGATATTGTTTTCTTTAGTATGTTGACgggaaaaagaaatttaatgtGTTGGGAAGGTATAGATCCTATTATtcgatgttttatatatataatatgatgaTGCAATTGGCAATTTGCTTTTCAACTTTCTTCATATCTAAGCAGATTCTCTCATGTGGAATAAACCAATTCATTTTGTTGTGTAGTGAGTTTATGTCGGTTGGATTTCCACGTCACTTGAGGACCAGTAAGATACACTCCCATGCATAACATCCACCCTAAGAAACAgttatacctttacattttttatagtttaattaCAGTTTCAACTTCgttattttaagttttgattatttcattttaacttatttatacAGGTAGTTCttctatcttaaaataaaaaaaaaaattaatttttaaattcttttaattgaaaatatgataatttattttttttgaattatatgaaatattatttcattatataaaataatttaaaatgatcaattatttatatattattaatttaattataaaaataaataattattaaaatttaaattaattttttttttcattttaatgtaattttataagattaaacAATCAACATCATcatattattcaattaaaatacattatattattatttttaattaacaaatttattaaaaattaaaataattaaattttaaaataaaaagaattagttcaaaaagttgataaaaataaaaagaaacaaaacggAAATTAAGTTTTTTCTTAATCCTCTAAAAATCCGCAAtaccaaatttttaataaaaaatgtggAACCTATTTCCACGATGGACGAGGACTCTAAAAATAGGTAGTCAATCACTTTAATTAATTCATGCATAACAAAAACCGCAAAATGACAAAGATGTTGCCGCGAGTGAGAGAGATGTTGACCCGGTGGACCCCACTTGCAAAAAGAGATTGTATTTTTCTTGGTGTTTTGAGTGGAAAatgtgttttgttttgattacCTGAAATTGGGCCACCGCTTGACTAATTACTTAGGAGTTGGCCCATGGGCTATGTAAGAAGGGGGAATGCAGCGGATTCTATTTGGGCTTTGAAGGTAGCGGACATTTGTACCCGAGTGTGGGCCTTTTCTGCGGCGCTAAAAACAAGTGAGCAATTGGagatttttttaccaaaaaagaTGTTTACCAAATTGAGAAGTAAtgattgagtaaaaaaataacaGAGAAGTAATCGTGAATGATTGTTGTAGCTGCATGATGATTGTTTCTTTCTATTGTTATGAACGGCTATTTACTAAATGATGATGGAGcaaaaacttatttttgatACAATGTAAAAATTTTTTACTCTATCAATCGATTACAaactttcatttatatattatttttttataatttaacagTTGTGTTTAATTGAGAGTGTGTCAGTgcatgttaattaattttttttaattaaaattaatatttattcatttgaaattaataaaaaaaaatacattgattGAAAACTTCAAAATAGCTAAAACCGtacaattcaaagaaaaaaaaattgaaaaagattatATGCGAATAAATTCATATCCTTTAtgttaataacataaaacaacaaaatatctacaaatatgacaaatttacagatataacaaaattgaagtgtttgaaaatatatgttttaagaGCAATCAAAGACGTTAAAGTCATTgattgtatttatatttaattgaaattaatgtAAACTAAACGAACactataataaaatgaaatatcaaAACTATGTACTAAgacgaaaaataaaaaacatttgtactaagataataaaataacaacaacaaaaattaaatatatataaaaatttcttatttaaatAGTGGAGAGTGAATAAAACGATTTTGAGACGTGATTTTGAACCACAATCTAATACTTTGACCTAACATCACTCCTCTTAGATAAAGAAAGTTAAATCCATTTAATATAGAGTTTTcaatatatttacatatttgaatatttaaatatttaacaaatgTCCATCAAAGCCGTAGGGACACGCAATTGGTTAGTAAACATGTGAATTATGCTTTACAATGtgatattaatttgaatatCACATGTGAATGTTTATGGTAAATTCATGATATGCAGAGAGTATTGACAGGAGTGTGCAGGACAATTGGTCTGATATTATGACTGAAGCATCCTACCAAAAATTTATGGTTTAGTCACCTCTTTGcttcattattatttatgttgAGTAAAATGTTTCACATATAATGAGAAAGCAGTACTTATTTGGACTCTACCTATTTATTTTCCAAATAAGATTAGACGAAAAACTAGTGGAACACAATGCCTTAATAAAACCCATTGGCTTCTTAACACATACACTAAAAAAACGTTGTCGATTAAGTAAAGTATTCTTTCATTGTAGTGAGTTAACACAATTCATGCACTCTGGACAGGTCTAAGCGAGCTTTaaagtgatatatatatttttatttttattttaataataataataataataataataataatatttagttaaaattattaatatatcttaACTTTGGACTTTTTTAAGttgaaaaagtatttatttaattatcgtAATAACTTTCATTTAATATttcgttttttatttataacaaagttaattttattttatatttattgagaCATTATAGATCATATTGatgctaaaaaaataattaaatagacaATTCGAATCCGAGATATTTTTtcatatgtaaaaaaatataatttttagacCTAAAACCCTCTACTTTGTGATgcttagaaaaaaattataaaaatgtatataCAATATTCAAAGATAAAATTAGCAATTACATGTACTATATAATTTAGTTCCcaacttaaataatttaaaaatgtatcttATTCGTTTTATTTTATCCTCaatgttatttatattatattttgatttttcatgAGTTATATCACTTGATGTTTATTTCCtctctatttatatttataaattaatatatctttatctaaatttatttttatttaagatattttttttcattttataaacagCAGAGAATGACTGTGTTAACAGATTAGGTGTCTTCCTCTACAATATTCATCTAAGTCTAAGCTCCTTATCTATTTAAGAAACAACATAACCAATATAAGAGAGTGAGAACCTTTATTACTATTGTCACAAGAAAATGAATATGGGGTGGCTTTATCATCTTGTCCTTATTTTCTCTCTGTCTCTCACTGGTAAGAAAAACAACTTACAATCtcaacattttcattatcaatttAGCAATGcatagatttatttttcttcttataattttttaattaaaggctttgttttatactttgCAGTTTTTGGTGAACAAACCATTGAGCTTCTAAACCTAT
This region of Cicer arietinum cultivar CDC Frontier isolate Library 1 chromosome 8, Cicar.CDCFrontier_v2.0, whole genome shotgun sequence genomic DNA includes:
- the LOC101495187 gene encoding formin-like protein 6 yields the protein MKAHYLSFNIVIITIIFSLSLSKNESDHNTRRILHQPLFPASSAPPPTPTLSPPPPPPSTSDGNIPFFHEYPEAPPSDQNQAAPITSSNATTANPTATQPAKGTKKVAIAISVGIVTLGMLSALAFFLYKHRAKQPAETQKLVCTNPHRNNNNNNNQQLQDSNSTAPVVPSNFLYIGTVEPSRRSTTVNETEKPNRSPYRKLNSVKRSDRYRPSPELQPMPPLSKPLDGNNPPAISPSSSSDEESNETTFHSPVNSSLSQEDGFYTPVSRQSSLANGSPAKRENHSTTATPLPISKRSSPKSRISSSSPDVRHVIIPSIKQTPPPPPRQRPDNKLLTSGGHSRKPKFSAPPPPPNLAHLQSTTNAFSHVSKTSLNRPPPPPPPPPPPPIRKTGSPAVEGVSASKSIKTQPWSISEEGGDSGNSVTKGSESVSVSDRVDKSASLLRSSERLEIEANETEGGKPKLKALHWDKVRATSDRATVWDQIKSSSFQLNEDMMESLFGCNAMNSATKPKELPRKSVLPSADHENKVLDPKKSQNIAILLRALNVTRDEVSDALLDGNPEGLGAELLETLVKMAPTKEEEIKLKNYGGDLSKLGSAERFLKAVLDIPFAFKRVEAMLYRANFDSEINYLKKSFQTLEAASEELRNSRLFFKLLEAVLRTGNRMNVGTNRGDAKAFKLDTLLKLADIKGTDGKTTLLHFVVQEIIRSEGAESANGSILPNQIDSKFNEEDFKKKGLQVVAGLSRDLVNVKKAAGMDSDVLSSYVTKLETGLDKVQSVLQYEKPDMRDNFFNSTKLFLKYAEDEIVRIKSHEREALFLVKEVTEYFHGNAAKEEAHPLRIFMIVRDFLNILDLVCKEVGRMHDRIVGGASRSFRIASNAPLPVLNRYNGRQDRSSDEESSSP